DNA sequence from the Oncorhynchus keta strain PuntledgeMale-10-30-2019 chromosome 1, Oket_V2, whole genome shotgun sequence genome:
AGAGTGggataaaaacaaaaataaattaagTATCACTCCATCAAGGGAAATATGGTATTATTTCATACATATATTTCAGGCCTTTGTATCCCTGGAGATAATCAACATTCACGTAAACTTTACAGTTTGAAAACATACTGTACCTTGTCCAAAAAGAgtactagaggtgtcactacagaccctggttcaattccagaaGGTATCACAAgtggccgtgactgggagtcctATAGGATGGTgcataattggcccagtgttggctggagtaggccatcattgtaaataggaatttgttcttaactgacttgccaaataaaataattgaaatgcattccaggtgactacctcatgaatctggttgagagaatgccaagagtgtgcaaagctgtcatcaaggccaagggtggttactttgaagaatataaaatatattttgatttgtttaaaacttttttggttactacatgattccatatgtgttatttcatagttttgatgtcttcccgaTTATTttactatgtagaaaatagtaaaaataaagaaaaacacttgaattagtacattttgactggtactatatatataaaaaagggATGGTACAGCATCTAATGTACATATTGATTTAATAcattacagtaatatacagtacataacaaTTTGAAATACACTAATATATCAACACAATATAATAAAATGCTGAGGGATTTGATGCAATTCCAGAAATTGCACCGCTGTTACAAAATATGAACTTTCTCTGGTTATCCCACTATATTTAAATGATTTTGAAGAAGCTGCACATTTCTCATACTTTGATTCTaatgcacacaaaaaaaacattttgacctCAGTTTTTGCCCTGCTAGAACGGTTGCATTTTGGATGTCATTACATCTGCCACTAGATGGCAACCTAATACATAGAATACTCCATTCTTGACAGTGTTGTACTGACATAAAACAGTAAAATTCCTCACAGAGGTACACACAGAATTTAAAAAAAGGTGTGCCTGTAAGAATATCAAAAGCACATGAGTTGCATTTTGAGGCAACTACGTTTCATCCTATCAGAAAACCACAGAGCTTACTTAGGGAGTTAGTGAAGTATGATTTATGTACCCTAACAATATTGAAATGCTGAAAAACATGTAAAATGATAGTCTGCGAAAATGTAGACAGCATTTGGGTGGGAGAAATGATTGTCTCTCCACCATTGTGAATCTGAATATCAAAAGACAAATGGTTGGTTCTGAAGCTGCTGTGTATCCAGTCTGGATATTATATAGTCCCACAGTCCCAGCGTTTGTGTCCGTCAGTCCTGGcactatcctctgtctctgtctgtttgttggaCCAGACCAATCATCATTAGGCTATATGGAGGATGGCAATAAAAGTGTCCCAGACACCTCTCTGCACAGCGGTGTCTAAGCCGCTTTCCTCCCTCTGCTCACAACTCACAGCGGTCATCAATGCTCTTGTAGCGGTCCATGATCCTCAGCACGTCCTCCAGGATGGACGGCCCCAGGTCCAGATCCAAGCCCATCAGGGACTCTGAGCGGGAGACGCCGGGAGAGAACCTAGGGAACACGGTGGGCGACTCACTCCACTCGCTCCCCAGGTCCTCATTGCTCAGGCCAGCATCTGAATCCAGGCTCAGCCCCCTCCGAGGGTCCAGGGGGCCACAGCTCTCTGACATGGAGTCCTCTGAGGAAACCTCTGAGAAGGAGCCGGAGGAGGGCACCATGTGCCTGAAGGAGGCAGAGTAGCTAAGGTTGTGGCAGGGGTCCATGTAGCAGCCGACACCCTGGTCACACACAGAAATAGAGTAATGGTTCTGCTGGTTTTGGTTATGGTTGTTTGGCTGAGGTTGGTACTGTTGCTGCTGGGACGGGGGGGTTGAGTCCTCCAGGTGAAGTCGAGGTGGCTTGGGCGGGGCCTGCTCATGGGCGATGAACACAGGCATGGAGATGGTGCTCTTCAGCATGCTGGTGGAGTGGTGGTAGGGATTGCGGTGGTTGTTACAAGAGTGGTTGGATCCTTTGTCGTTCATGGGGTAGGCCTCTTCCAAATGCCTCTCCATACTGTGGGACCGTGGTAAGCCGTTCAGGGAGGGCAACATGTCCATCTTGCCCTGCAAAAAGCCCACGTCTCCGAACATGTCGCCCTCCCCCTCCGGCCCGACATGGGCACTATGGCGCATGTCCCCTAGCGGGGGGCTAATCATGTCGCTGGACAAGACGTCTCGCAGCTTGAGCTTCTTCCCCCACTTTGGTGTGGTAGTCTTTAAGTACATGGGCGTCTTGGCTGGCATTCTGTTTCCCAGAATTCAGTGTGTGAGGGGATCGTCTATCAGTAATAAGATTTGCACCTCCTTTTAATGATATGCCAGACAAAAGTGATTTTTATTGCTTATCCTTGTCCTTACTTTGTCCACTTCCTGGTGATCACAGTGGCATGTAGGCCTTGACCGGAGATCAACACACTCTCAAAAAGTCACCATTATTCAGTAAGGGTGGTGGGTGTTCCAGCTTCAAAGCCTCCCTTCTTCCTTATCATTTAGCCTCTCTGAAGATGAAGAATCCTTTGTCTGCCTTTATGTCTGCCGATTCTCTGACGAGGCTCAGTTGCTTTGGGAATGTGGCATCAAAACGCTAGGCTTGGAGGTctgtggagacacagagagaaagacagagaaagattTACACCCTTGGAGCCAGAGGACAGAAAATATAAGGGGAAACACTTCAAGAATCTGTGTTTGCTGAGGGGGACTGGCTGAAACCACACAAAATGCCTTTAGTTTAACATGGCAGATGATGTGTGCTGATTTGAGGTTTGTGTGGGGTTTTGCAGTGAATCACACATTAAATCATACACCCTCAGGAAATCATTGCACATTCCAAAGACTTGCTAGACTTTTGTGGAAACACAATTTGCCAAGGAAGTTGTTTGTTCAAAAGATTTTGTGTGCGTCTCCCTGTGTGGTAACCTGTTATCAGGGCCTCTTTGTGGTTCCGTTACTGAGAAAAACATTGCGTATTATACAGCTGTGTACATACTGAGGGAGCAAGAGAGATTATCATACAAAACTAACACTTTACATACaaaactaacactttacatttacatacacATTTAAATGCACGTTAACTGTAGACTTTTTCTTCAAAGTCCATTTGGATAACAGACATTAAAAAAATCACGATCATCATGATCTGTTGGCTTTTGCATAGCATCcttatttccacattttgttacgttacagccatattctaaaatgtattaaattgtttttttcctcatcaatctacacacaataccccataatgacaaagtgaaaaaaaattctagacatttttgctaatttaaaaaaattaaatgaacagatatcacatttacctaaagtattcaaaccctttactctgtactttgttgaagcacctttggcagcgattacagccttgagtatgacgctacaagcttggcacacctgtatttggggagtttctcccattcttctctgcagatcctctcaagctctgtcaggttggattgggagcattgctgcacagctattttcaggtctcttctggaaggttctcccatctccacacagGATCCCTAGAGccctgtcagagtgaacatcggaTTCTTGGtttcctccctgaccaaggcccttctcccctgattgctcagttttgctgtgcggccagctctaggacgagtcttggtggttccaaacttcttccatttaagaatgatggaggtcactgtgttcttggggaccttcaatgctaccttctccagatctgtgcctcaacaaaaTTGAGGAAATtgggggctcctgagtggcgcagttgtctaagacactgcatctcagtgcaagatgcatcactgcagtacctggtttgaatccaggctgcatcacatccggctgtgattgggagtcccatagggcggtgcccAGTGTTATCcggggtaggccggcattgtaaataagaatttgttattaactgacttgcctagttaaataaaggataaatacatttttaatatCCTGTCTCAgcgctctatggacaattccttaaACTTCATGCCTTTGGTTTTagccctgacatgcactgtcaactgtgggacctttatagacaggtgtgtgcttttccaaatcatgtccaatcaatagaattgaccacaggtggacaccaatcaagttgtagaaacatctcaaggatgatcaagttaacaggatgcacctgagctcaattttgagtctcatagcaaatggtctgaatactacataaataaggtatttctgtttttttgtttaaaatacattttttcaaatttcctaaaacctgttttcgctttgtcattatggggtattgtgcatagactgctgaggaaattgttttatttaatcaatttcagaataaggctgtaacaaaatgtggaaaaagtcaaggggtctgaatattttccgaatgctctgttgatacaaaagtatgtggacacccctttaaaAATAGTTGTGCCTATTATAGCCACACCATTTGcttacaggtgtataaaatcgagcacacaggcatgcaatctccatagacaaacatttgcagtGAAATGGCGTtaccgaagagctcagtgactttcaacgtggaacCGTCATAGGATGATACGTTTCCAACAAGGCAgtcaaatttctgctctgctCGAACTGTCCATGTCAACTGTAAttgctgttattatgaagtggaaacgtctatgagcaacaacggctcagccgcgatgTGGTAGGCCActcaagctcacagaactgggcTGCCGAGTGctgaactgttcgtcgggagcttcatgaaatgggtttccatgtcagagcagccgcacacaagcctaagatcacaatgtgTAATGCcctggtgtaaagctcgccgtaattggactctgaagcagtgcaaatgcgttctctggagtaatgaatcaagcttcaccatctggcagtccgacggacgaatctgggtttggccgaTGCCAGGAAATactactgtaaagtttggtggagaaggaataatggtcggGGACTGTTTATCATATTTCAGGCTAGGGCCCTTAgttacagtgaagggaaatcctaatgctacagtatacaattacattttagatgattctgtgcttccaactatggcaacagtttggggaaggtcctttcctgtttcagcatgacaatgcccttgtgcacaaagcgaggtccatacagaaagggtttgttgagatcggtgtggaataacttaactggcctgcacagagccctgacctcaaccccatcgaatacctttaggatgaattggaacgccgactgcgagccaggcctagccTCCCAATgtcagtgtccgacctcactaatgctcttgtggctgaatggaagcaagtcccacagcaatgttcctacatctaatGGAAATCCTTCCCATAAGATTgggtctgttatagcagcaaaggggggatcaactccatattaatacctatgattttggaatgagatgttcgacgagcaggtgtctacatacttttggtcatttaGTGTAGTTCGTGGCTGTGCTCTAAGCTGACTCACTGATGATACCGCTTACTGCATTCAGCTGATGACATTATCGTTAATTATCTCAGTTAATGGAATCGCCACCAATCCTAGGACTTTACGCCTTCTGAAAACCTTCTTCTTCAGGAGTCACGTGTTTAAAAGTTAAAACAATGTGAATGTCTAATAAGAATTGAGGGGATTTGTGTATGAATCATATCCTGTATGAGTTATAGTACTATTGTCTCACATGATATGTGTTGAAATGTTACACATTTTCTACTGCAGCCAGTCGACTCCTGGCATCTCTAACCATCATGTGAATTTTAACACGCTAGCTTCACATATAAAGCTGCTTGAGATCTTTGTAAGAGGAGAGGTGCTGCGACTTGTTGGTGATGATTTTCACAGTGTTAATTGACTGCAGAGTCCTTGGCCACATAGTGACAAGGTATTGTGTCATTGTGTAGAGAAATCAGATGGGGGCTGATCGTGAAAGTACTATACCATTTCTGCAACACACCATCAGATAAGATACAAACAGCCCACTAttctctgagacagagagattgaattCTCCTTCTTGAGTTGGAAGTAAACAATATTTCACCCTTATATCTCTATATTATGTGTCTGTCAGATTGTATGCAGGGAAGTGAATCTATAAACATGCCGGTTGTCAAACACAATAGGGATAAAGTGCTGGGCTGGCCCATGCATTCTGACAGTCCTTGCGCTGCATGACAATGATGTCCTGCTCcactctttatttaactaggtaagtcagttaaggacaaatgcttatttacaatgccagcctaccccggccaaattgtgcaccgctctatgggactcgcaatcacaaccggatgtgattcagcctgaatttgaaccagggactgaagtgactcctcttgcactgagatgcagtgcctcagaccgctgcgccactcaggagccctaggGTTTTTATTCAGGCCCTGTTCCTCACTTATTTATGGTGACAGACTTACCCTAATTTCATCACAGAGGAAATtttatcaaacacacacacactcacaaacacatacagtcacacacacacacacacacacacacacacacacacacacacacacacacacacacacacacacacacacacacacacacacacacacacacacacacacacacacacacacacacacacacacacacgtacatacacacactactgaTAAGACAGTTGGATGAAAACTGACAAAAATGTTGATTTACTCATCACAACTGTGAAGTGACAGATATTCCTAAATATAGCTTGTTAATTCACCTATTAATGGTGATAT
Encoded proteins:
- the LOC118384190 gene encoding cdc42 effector protein 2-like is translated as MPAKTPMYLKTTTPKWGKKLKLRDVLSSDMISPPLGDMRHSAHVGPEGEGDMFGDVGFLQGKMDMLPSLNGLPRSHSMERHLEEAYPMNDKGSNHSCNNHRNPYHHSTSMLKSTISMPVFIAHEQAPPKPPRLHLEDSTPPSQQQQYQPQPNNHNQNQQNHYSISVCDQGVGCYMDPCHNLSYSASFRHMVPSSGSFSEVSSEDSMSESCGPLDPRRGLSLDSDAGLSNEDLGSEWSESPTVFPRFSPGVSRSESLMGLDLDLGPSILEDVLRIMDRYKSIDDRCEL